In one Spirosoma rigui genomic region, the following are encoded:
- a CDS encoding alpha-amylase family protein: MPTTLTELQADWQQNNAQYLDAYQSGRLSFIPGILPPTVLQFGIYQTLEILHKRLGSDMIRRALNPNETIESPVKGQPDGTWLKQSNMVGINVRTIGSFWNVINYALTLPASHDSIHLLPIWEPGVVGSLYGMVSWQINPEFFDTSLAQFVPGLDTVEKQLKVVINLLHAMGRTVGMDVIPHTDRFSEMVLTCPSLFEWVRRDGATIIDHTSVVYRYVEEAIWQFLKYHGAADGTPLTFSKDVFFSTDIPILTDDQRHRILFGNAPDTRSRLRRRIELIRHLTAQGLETLPMTMAPPYRALHIDPDDFVTDEYDQIWYQYGFDKPEAMSRVFGPLARYRFFESKDNNLNWELNFDRPNYPAWQYIGQKVYDCQRSYNFDFMRGDMAHVQMRPEGVPDMIGHYYDPLRFIKRYVQGTGVTHFAFFAETFLAPPDTMGYGNEDDHLDAIEAESTLGDLQSMVVGSDEFRQQFARYDQLRRTRLFAPNFTVMTADKDDPRFDAFYRTGNLFRYFTALFLTDMPSYVGLGFELRNLHETRGANEEYTKLYVFDIGDDRQPDKVTHGPFVWGQNAEQFAAIGRMRQFAETIWPEIARKETRWIIAPDAMTHDYIVWTHTDPTGYVFATSMAGELPETIPGVEDGDVVFSGTGYRIYRLPLV; the protein is encoded by the coding sequence ATGCCGACTACCCTTACCGAACTGCAAGCCGACTGGCAGCAAAATAACGCACAATACCTGGATGCCTATCAATCGGGGCGTTTATCGTTTATTCCCGGGATTTTACCTCCGACCGTTTTGCAGTTTGGTATCTACCAGACGCTCGAGATTTTACACAAACGGCTGGGCAGCGACATGATTCGCCGGGCGCTGAACCCGAACGAAACCATTGAGAGCCCGGTAAAAGGCCAGCCCGACGGAACGTGGCTGAAACAGAGCAATATGGTGGGCATCAACGTTCGTACGATCGGTTCGTTCTGGAACGTAATCAACTACGCGCTTACCCTGCCCGCCAGCCACGACAGCATTCATTTGCTGCCCATCTGGGAGCCGGGCGTAGTGGGCAGTCTGTACGGCATGGTGAGCTGGCAGATCAATCCTGAATTCTTTGATACCAGCCTCGCCCAGTTCGTTCCCGGGCTGGACACCGTTGAGAAGCAGCTAAAAGTTGTGATAAACCTGCTTCACGCCATGGGCCGTACCGTGGGGATGGACGTGATCCCGCATACCGACCGGTTCTCCGAAATGGTCTTGACCTGCCCATCCTTGTTCGAGTGGGTTCGGCGGGACGGGGCCACTATCATCGATCACACGAGTGTAGTATACCGCTACGTGGAGGAAGCCATCTGGCAGTTTCTGAAGTACCACGGTGCCGCCGATGGGACGCCACTCACGTTCAGCAAAGACGTTTTCTTCTCGACCGACATTCCCATTCTGACCGACGACCAGCGCCATCGGATTCTGTTCGGTAACGCTCCGGACACGCGGAGCCGACTCCGCCGACGTATTGAGCTGATCCGGCACCTGACGGCGCAGGGACTGGAAACCCTGCCCATGACCATGGCCCCCCCTTATCGGGCCCTGCACATCGATCCCGATGATTTCGTGACCGACGAATACGATCAGATCTGGTATCAATATGGTTTCGATAAACCCGAGGCCATGTCGCGCGTGTTCGGACCGCTGGCCCGGTACCGATTCTTTGAGTCGAAGGATAATAACCTGAACTGGGAACTCAACTTCGACCGGCCCAATTACCCCGCCTGGCAGTACATTGGCCAGAAAGTGTACGATTGTCAGCGGAGCTACAATTTTGACTTCATGCGGGGCGATATGGCCCATGTACAGATGCGACCCGAAGGCGTACCGGACATGATCGGGCACTATTATGATCCGCTGCGCTTCATCAAACGCTACGTTCAGGGTACTGGCGTTACGCACTTCGCTTTCTTTGCCGAAACGTTCCTGGCCCCGCCCGATACGATGGGCTACGGCAATGAAGATGACCATCTCGACGCCATTGAAGCGGAGTCGACCCTGGGCGATCTGCAGTCTATGGTGGTTGGGTCAGACGAATTCCGGCAGCAGTTCGCCCGGTACGACCAGCTGCGCCGAACCCGCCTGTTTGCACCCAATTTTACGGTAATGACAGCCGATAAGGACGACCCGCGCTTCGACGCGTTTTACCGAACCGGTAATCTGTTCCGGTATTTTACCGCCCTGTTCCTGACCGATATGCCCAGTTACGTTGGTCTGGGCTTCGAACTGCGTAACCTGCACGAGACACGGGGCGCCAACGAAGAATATACCAAGCTCTACGTATTCGACATCGGCGACGACCGGCAACCCGACAAAGTGACCCACGGCCCGTTTGTGTGGGGACAAAACGCTGAACAGTTTGCCGCCATTGGCCGGATGCGCCAGTTTGCCGAGACTATCTGGCCGGAAATCGCCCGTAAAGAGACCCGCTGGATAATTGCGCCGGACGCCATGACGCATGACTACATCGTCTGGACGCATACTGATCCGACAGGCTACGTATTTGCCACCAGTATGGCCGGTGAGCTGCCCGAGACCATCCCGGGTGTGGAAGACGGCGACGTTGTGTTCTCCGGGACCGGGTACCGCATTTACAGGCTGCCGCTGGTGTAG
- a CDS encoding DUF5683 domain-containing protein, whose translation MQQRSSVFSIFFLLLATVGSALAQQPAIAPAPTPVTVDSTRQSRPASDTIPPTVRRNGQTVPNGPVPADKSSLEMGFDTVRVSPQQEAKIRKIIPRKATIRSLIFPGLGQAYNRQYYKMPFVYAGYGALGYYFTRYRRLALEAETGYRRLLYGDDNGTGTNTPVTEVVINESVFRTTTQAKAAYDFYRRYRDLNIILSVVLYAVSAVEANVAAHLKTFDLSDDISLRVEPTLMPMPGTGIVPGARVALSF comes from the coding sequence ATGCAACAACGCTCCTCTGTTTTCAGTATCTTTTTCCTGCTATTGGCAACCGTCGGCTCTGCACTTGCCCAACAACCGGCAATTGCACCAGCTCCCACGCCGGTAACCGTCGACTCGACTCGACAGTCGCGCCCGGCGTCCGACACCATTCCACCCACCGTTCGCCGAAACGGCCAAACGGTTCCGAACGGCCCGGTTCCCGCTGATAAATCATCGCTCGAAATGGGCTTCGATACCGTACGGGTAAGCCCACAGCAGGAAGCTAAAATTCGCAAAATCATTCCCCGTAAGGCCACGATCCGGTCGTTGATATTCCCGGGGCTGGGTCAGGCCTACAACCGGCAATATTACAAGATGCCGTTTGTTTACGCGGGCTACGGGGCGTTGGGCTACTACTTCACCCGGTACCGCCGGCTGGCGCTGGAAGCCGAAACGGGTTACCGCCGGCTGCTGTACGGCGATGATAACGGTACCGGCACCAATACCCCGGTTACGGAAGTTGTCATCAACGAGAGCGTGTTCCGGACAACGACACAAGCTAAAGCGGCTTATGATTTTTACCGGCGCTACCGGGATCTGAACATTATTTTGTCGGTGGTTTTATACGCCGTTAGTGCGGTAGAAGCCAACGTAGCCGCCCACCTGAAAACGTTTGACCTCTCAGACGATATTTCGTTACGCGTCGAGCCAACCCTGATGCCCATGCCTGGTACCGGCATTGTGCCCGGCGCTCGGGTGGCGCTATCTTTTTAA
- a CDS encoding ParA family protein: MGKVIAIANQKGGVGKTTTTINLAASLAALEFQTLIVDADPQANSTSGLGYNPKEIENSIYECMVEGVNPHDAIIQTDFPNLNLLPSHIDLVGAEIEMINLQNREDKMKNALDSIRDEYDFIIIDCSPSLGLITINSLTAADSVIIPVQCEYFALEGLGKLLNTIKIIQSRLNTHLAIEGILLTMYDLRVRLSNQVVGEVTSHFQQMVFSTIIPRNIRLSESPSFGVPALAQDADSKGAVSYLNLAREILIKNGLMPQEA, encoded by the coding sequence ATGGGTAAAGTCATTGCTATCGCCAACCAAAAGGGGGGCGTCGGTAAAACTACGACAACAATCAATTTGGCCGCCAGCCTGGCCGCCCTCGAATTTCAAACGCTCATCGTTGATGCTGACCCTCAGGCCAACTCAACGTCGGGCTTAGGCTATAATCCTAAGGAGATCGAGAACAGCATTTATGAATGTATGGTCGAGGGAGTCAATCCCCACGATGCCATCATTCAAACGGACTTTCCGAATCTGAATTTGCTCCCCTCTCACATTGACCTCGTTGGGGCCGAAATTGAGATGATCAACCTTCAGAATCGGGAAGACAAGATGAAGAACGCCCTCGACAGCATTCGCGACGAGTACGATTTTATCATCATCGACTGCTCTCCTTCGCTGGGCCTGATTACCATCAACAGCCTCACGGCTGCCGATTCCGTGATTATCCCGGTACAGTGCGAATATTTCGCGCTTGAAGGGTTGGGAAAGCTGCTCAATACCATCAAAATCATCCAGTCGCGGCTCAACACGCATTTGGCCATTGAGGGCATTCTGCTCACGATGTACGATCTGCGCGTGCGGTTATCGAACCAGGTGGTCGGCGAAGTAACGAGCCATTTCCAGCAGATGGTGTTCAGCACAATCATCCCACGCAACATCCGGCTGAGCGAATCCCCCAGCTTTGGCGTACCGGCCCTGGCGCAGGATGCCGACAGTAAAGGAGCCGTTAGTTACCTGAATCTGGCCCGTGAGATTCTGATCAAGAACGGCCTAATGCCGCAGGAAGCTTAA
- a CDS encoding fibronectin type III domain-containing protein: MGRKNTVFGEKSLYNKWIMFMRFIYSLALLSIFLGAVLWPSLSQATHVRAGEITTRRVSETSLTYEITLTTYYDEIGGRDAAGPAANEYTICFGDGTTQSVTRLPKQFINGRTSSINIYRTTHTYSGPGAYTISVAIPNRNANTKNLQSGASETIQFFVSTTIFINPALGLNSTPRLLNPPLDSGRVGQRFCHNPAAFDPDGDSLAFRLSIPQDIPGLSGCRGRNIPTYLDPTRFSRTAENGGTPTFSIDARTGELCWDAPGEEGQFNFAFIVEEWRNGVLIGEVTRDMQIIVVDQPNKRPLIQPLPDLCVVAGTLINQTVTATDPDGNRVFISAFGGVFNVGADNQPLPAGELIPPAYARLVGGGSVTAPLTQPATATFSWQTSCNQIREAPYDVTFKVNDVPGRNITSLVSFQTLRIRIIGPAVQNLTARPTATASGRAIQLSWSPYSCAPSTDRGSTQLIIYRKEGCTPIDIPPCTTGLPANSGYREIGRVAAGVVTFTDTSALRRGVSYSYRLVAEYPDRSGSLNGGLSVASTQACLELPLLAPVLTQVTVDSTSESRGRITVRWSRPIGLQPGDLGGPYQYRLQRATGLDGTDWTPIATINTDLAPSAPDTLYIDRGLNTTANPYRYRLEFFYTDPATRQLTRLDVTEPASSVRLATTPAQRQISLSWQAITPWSNQNQTHDVYRSRSGPNGPFNLIAQVPVTNPASFTFTDTGEDRVVADGNTSRVLSADSSYCYRVMTRGRYPATDARLAGLGLLTNYSQIQCATPLDTTRPCPPDWGSTASTAPA, translated from the coding sequence ATGGGTCGAAAGAATACTGTTTTTGGCGAGAAATCGTTGTACAACAAATGGATTATGTTTATGCGATTTATCTACTCACTAGCGTTACTGAGCATTTTTCTGGGGGCTGTGCTCTGGCCTTCGCTTAGCCAGGCGACCCACGTGCGGGCGGGTGAAATCACCACCCGGCGCGTCTCCGAAACCTCACTCACCTACGAGATTACCCTCACTACCTATTACGATGAAATAGGGGGGCGGGATGCCGCCGGTCCAGCGGCAAATGAATACACGATTTGTTTCGGTGATGGAACGACGCAATCGGTCACTCGTTTACCTAAGCAGTTTATCAACGGCCGCACATCGTCGATCAATATTTACCGGACTACCCATACGTATTCGGGACCAGGGGCCTACACCATTTCTGTCGCCATTCCGAACCGAAACGCGAACACCAAAAACTTACAATCGGGAGCTTCGGAGACGATCCAATTCTTTGTTTCGACAACGATCTTTATCAACCCAGCCCTAGGCCTCAACTCCACCCCCCGCCTGCTGAACCCACCCCTGGACTCGGGCCGCGTGGGCCAGCGCTTCTGCCACAACCCCGCTGCCTTCGATCCCGACGGCGACTCACTCGCCTTCCGGCTCAGCATCCCTCAGGATATTCCCGGCCTGTCGGGCTGTCGCGGACGAAATATACCGACCTATTTAGATCCGACGCGGTTCAGCCGCACCGCCGAGAACGGCGGCACGCCCACCTTCTCCATCGACGCCCGTACCGGCGAACTCTGCTGGGACGCCCCCGGCGAGGAGGGCCAGTTCAACTTCGCCTTCATCGTCGAAGAGTGGCGTAACGGCGTGCTCATCGGCGAGGTCACCCGCGACATGCAGATCATCGTCGTCGACCAGCCCAACAAACGACCCCTCATCCAGCCCCTGCCCGACCTCTGCGTCGTCGCCGGCACCCTCATCAACCAGACCGTCACCGCCACCGACCCCGACGGCAACCGCGTCTTCATCTCCGCCTTCGGGGGCGTCTTCAACGTGGGGGCCGATAACCAGCCCCTGCCTGCCGGCGAACTCATCCCCCCCGCCTACGCCCGCCTGGTGGGCGGAGGCTCGGTCACCGCCCCCCTCACCCAGCCTGCCACGGCCACCTTCTCCTGGCAGACCTCCTGCAACCAGATCCGCGAGGCCCCCTACGACGTGACCTTCAAGGTCAACGACGTGCCCGGCCGCAACATCACCTCGCTGGTCTCTTTCCAGACCCTGCGTATCCGCATCATCGGACCCGCAGTCCAGAACCTCACCGCCCGCCCTACGGCCACCGCCAGCGGGCGAGCCATCCAGCTCAGCTGGAGCCCCTACAGCTGCGCCCCCAGCACCGACCGTGGATCGACCCAGCTCATCATCTACCGAAAGGAGGGCTGTACACCCATCGACATCCCTCCCTGTACTACGGGTCTGCCCGCCAATTCGGGCTATCGCGAGATCGGTCGCGTCGCGGCCGGGGTCGTCACCTTCACCGACACCTCCGCCCTGCGACGGGGCGTGAGCTACTCCTACCGGCTCGTCGCCGAGTACCCCGACCGGTCGGGATCCCTCAACGGCGGACTCAGCGTGGCCTCCACCCAGGCCTGCCTCGAGCTGCCCCTGCTGGCCCCCGTCCTCACCCAGGTCACCGTCGACTCCACCAGCGAATCCCGCGGACGCATCACCGTCCGATGGTCGAGACCCATCGGCCTCCAGCCCGGCGACTTGGGCGGACCCTACCAGTACCGACTCCAGCGCGCCACCGGGCTCGATGGCACCGACTGGACCCCCATCGCCACCATCAACACCGACCTGGCCCCCTCCGCCCCCGACACGCTCTACATCGACCGCGGCCTCAACACCACCGCCAACCCCTACCGCTACCGGCTCGAGTTCTTCTACACCGACCCCGCCACCCGCCAGCTCACCCGGCTCGATGTGACCGAGCCCGCTTCCAGCGTGCGCCTGGCCACCACCCCCGCCCAGCGCCAGATCAGCCTCAGCTGGCAGGCCATCACTCCCTGGTCCAACCAGAACCAGACCCACGACGTCTACCGCAGCCGGTCGGGTCCCAACGGGCCCTTCAACCTCATCGCCCAGGTCCCCGTCACCAACCCCGCTTCCTTTACCTTCACCGACACCGGCGAGGATCGGGTGGTAGCTGACGGCAACACCAGCCGGGTGCTCTCGGCCGACTCGAGCTACTGCTACCGGGTGATGACCCGCGGCCGCTACCCCGCCACCGACGCCCGACTGGCCGGGCTGGGGCTGCTGACCAACTATTCCCAGATCCAGTGCGCCACCCCCCTCGACACCACCCGGCCCTGCCCCCCCGACTGGGGCTCGACAGCCTCAACTGCGCCAGCCTGA
- a CDS encoding SPASM domain-containing protein produces MNRNVLDGLNFASKLTPKRVANALKVVYSYYASQRTGKPRQRGLPMSVSFEPTTSCNLRCPECPSGLRSFTRPTGMLGEELYKRTIDELHETLLYLIFYFQGEPYLHPQFLELVRYATERNIYTATSTNAHYLTDANARKTVESGLDRLIISIDGTTQETYQQYRVGGKLEKVLEGTKNILRWKKELKSRTPHVVFQFLVVKPNQHQIDEVKQLARDLGVDEVGLKTAQIYDYEHGNDLIPTLDHYSRYAPQPDGTYQIKNGFGDHCWKMWHSCVITWDGLVVPCCFDKDAHHRLGDLQTQSFADLWHGPAYNEFRQTLLRSRSEIEMCKNCTEGTKVWA; encoded by the coding sequence ATGAATCGCAACGTACTCGACGGCCTTAATTTTGCATCCAAACTAACACCCAAACGGGTAGCGAACGCCCTCAAGGTGGTGTACAGTTATTACGCGTCGCAGCGGACGGGGAAACCCCGGCAGCGGGGCCTGCCGATGTCGGTTTCGTTTGAACCCACCACATCCTGCAACCTGCGCTGTCCTGAATGCCCCAGCGGTCTGCGCTCGTTCACCCGCCCAACCGGTATGCTGGGCGAAGAACTATACAAGCGCACCATCGACGAACTCCACGAAACCCTTCTATACCTGATTTTTTATTTTCAGGGCGAACCCTACCTCCACCCCCAGTTTCTGGAACTGGTTCGCTACGCTACAGAACGTAATATTTACACCGCCACCAGCACCAACGCCCACTACCTGACCGACGCCAACGCCCGTAAGACAGTGGAGTCCGGCCTGGACCGGCTTATTATTTCCATCGATGGTACCACCCAGGAAACCTACCAGCAATACCGCGTGGGCGGCAAGCTCGAAAAAGTCCTGGAGGGTACGAAGAACATCCTGCGCTGGAAGAAAGAACTGAAGTCCCGCACCCCCCATGTGGTGTTTCAGTTTCTGGTCGTGAAACCCAACCAGCACCAGATTGATGAGGTGAAGCAGCTGGCCCGCGACCTCGGCGTTGACGAGGTCGGGCTGAAAACGGCGCAGATCTACGACTATGAACACGGCAATGACCTGATCCCAACGCTCGACCACTACAGCCGCTATGCCCCCCAGCCCGACGGCACGTATCAGATCAAGAACGGTTTTGGCGATCACTGCTGGAAAATGTGGCATTCCTGCGTCATCACCTGGGATGGTCTGGTCGTTCCCTGCTGCTTCGACAAAGACGCTCACCACCGTCTGGGTGACCTGCAAACCCAGTCCTTCGCTGATTTATGGCACGGCCCGGCTTACAACGAGTTTCGCCAGACCCTGCTCCGCTCCCGCTCCGAAATTGAGATGTGTAAAAACTGCACCGAAGGCACGAAGGTTTGGGCCTAA
- a CDS encoding ParB/RepB/Spo0J family partition protein, which produces MDNTKAPNKKMIGLGRGLGALLHDSDAVNRQTKTSPFEAISTMTEIGLSLIETNPFQPRTRFDEEALQELADSIRTQGIIQPITVRQLGKERYQLIAGERRLQASKIAGLTHIPAYVRTANDQQMLEMALIENIQRENLNSIEIALSYQRLITECSLKQEELGERVGKNRTTVNNYIRLLKLPPVIQASLRDNKISMGHARAIINIDNPDQQIRLFNRAVDEEWSVRKVEEAVRNLSDEADEPTSTRRVTLPKQEMRSLQFKLSSMFGTKVSIKADEKHKGEIKIPFTSQEELTKILEVLNSQA; this is translated from the coding sequence ATGGACAACACCAAAGCACCGAATAAGAAGATGATTGGATTGGGCCGTGGTTTGGGTGCCTTGCTGCATGACAGCGACGCGGTAAACCGGCAAACAAAGACGTCCCCCTTTGAAGCCATCAGCACGATGACCGAAATTGGGTTATCGCTGATTGAAACAAACCCCTTCCAGCCCCGAACCCGCTTCGACGAAGAAGCGCTGCAGGAACTGGCCGATTCCATCCGGACCCAGGGCATCATTCAGCCCATCACGGTTCGGCAACTGGGCAAAGAACGCTACCAGCTTATTGCCGGTGAACGTCGTTTGCAGGCGTCAAAAATTGCCGGGCTAACCCATATTCCCGCTTATGTCCGTACGGCCAATGACCAGCAAATGCTGGAAATGGCCCTGATTGAGAACATTCAGCGCGAAAACCTCAACTCCATCGAAATTGCACTTAGCTACCAGCGGCTCATTACCGAGTGTAGCCTGAAGCAGGAAGAGTTGGGCGAACGCGTTGGCAAGAACCGGACGACGGTCAATAACTACATCCGGTTGCTGAAACTGCCGCCCGTAATCCAGGCGTCGCTGCGCGACAACAAGATTTCGATGGGCCACGCCCGTGCCATCATCAACATTGACAATCCGGACCAGCAGATCCGGCTCTTTAACCGCGCCGTCGACGAGGAATGGTCGGTGCGGAAAGTAGAAGAAGCCGTGCGAAACTTGTCCGACGAAGCTGACGAGCCCACCTCGACCCGGCGCGTAACGCTGCCCAAGCAAGAGATGCGTAGTCTGCAGTTTAAACTATCGTCCATGTTTGGCACGAAAGTGTCGATCAAAGCCGACGAAAAGCACAAGGGCGAAATCAAAATTCCGTTTACGTCTCAGGAAGAGTTGACCAAAATTCTGGAAGTGCTGAACTCGCAGGCGTAA
- the lepB gene encoding signal peptidase I has protein sequence MSEVKTRADRRPAKAPKSPIREWFDSVLFAVVAATLIRWLFMEAFTIPTPSMENSLMVGDFLFVSKLHYGTRTPQTPLQVPLTHQKIWGTDIPSYSKAIQLPSYRLPGFTHVKNGDVVVFNVPPKYLNENIDYPTDLKTNYIKRCIGIPGDVLEVRQRAVFINGKPFATPPRAEQKYFVKTTEVLDANFFRKYDIVNDYRDPSQPTENWKPLEQYNDSTKTSAMVGYSINTTEDVINKFKEFDWVKGIEPMIDKPGETGAGIYGTPTFNWNHDNFGPITVPKKGATIQIDAKSIALYGPVIELYEGNEAVAVSPTGITIGGKPITSYTFKQDYYFMMGDNRDNSLDSRFWGFVPEDHIVGKAVFVWMSLDPNPVNAWNKIRWNRLFRIID, from the coding sequence GTGAGTGAAGTAAAAACCAGAGCCGACCGAAGACCGGCCAAAGCCCCAAAGTCGCCCATTCGCGAATGGTTCGACTCTGTTTTATTCGCCGTTGTGGCCGCTACGCTCATTCGCTGGCTGTTTATGGAAGCCTTCACGATTCCGACGCCGTCGATGGAAAACAGCCTGATGGTGGGTGATTTTCTGTTTGTCAGCAAGCTGCACTACGGCACCCGGACACCCCAGACGCCCCTGCAGGTACCACTGACGCACCAGAAAATCTGGGGAACCGATATTCCGTCCTACAGCAAAGCCATTCAGCTACCTTCCTACCGGCTTCCCGGTTTTACCCACGTTAAAAATGGCGACGTCGTTGTTTTCAACGTTCCTCCCAAGTACCTCAACGAAAATATCGATTACCCTACCGACCTGAAAACCAACTACATCAAACGATGCATTGGTATTCCGGGCGACGTGCTGGAAGTGCGCCAGCGGGCGGTATTTATCAACGGTAAGCCCTTTGCTACGCCACCCCGCGCAGAGCAGAAGTACTTCGTTAAAACGACGGAAGTGCTGGATGCCAACTTCTTCCGGAAGTATGACATCGTTAACGACTACCGCGATCCCAGCCAGCCAACGGAGAACTGGAAGCCGCTGGAACAGTATAACGACTCGACAAAAACGTCGGCCATGGTGGGATACAGTATCAACACAACCGAAGACGTTATTAACAAATTCAAGGAATTCGACTGGGTGAAGGGTATTGAACCGATGATTGACAAACCGGGTGAAACCGGAGCCGGTATCTACGGAACGCCTACGTTCAACTGGAACCACGATAATTTTGGACCGATCACTGTTCCTAAAAAAGGCGCTACGATTCAGATCGATGCCAAGTCCATTGCCCTGTACGGTCCTGTTATTGAACTCTACGAAGGTAATGAAGCCGTCGCCGTGTCGCCCACCGGCATTACCATCGGCGGAAAGCCAATTACGTCCTATACATTCAAACAGGACTACTACTTTATGATGGGCGATAACCGCGATAACTCCCTCGATTCACGCTTCTGGGGCTTTGTTCCCGAAGACCACATTGTCGGAAAAGCGGTATTTGTCTGGATGTCGCTCGACCCGAATCCGGTCAATGCGTGGAACAAGATTCGCTGGAACCGGTTGTTCAGAATTATTGACTAA
- the dapB gene encoding 4-hydroxy-tetrahydrodipicolinate reductase, with amino-acid sequence MNILLLGYGKMGKTIERTALERGHQIAGRINIDNVTDLDQIQTADVDAVIEFSSPESAVSNLRYCFERGWPVVCGTTGWLNHRAEIEALCLEKKGAFFYASNYSIGVNLFFKLNKTLAQFMRNYPSYQVSMTEIHHTEKKDAPSGTAITLAEGVMEQLPNKQRWVVSEADRPALVAAGEDAIRIESVREGTVPGTHTVRYDSAVDRIEITHAAHSREGFALGAVVAAEWLAGREGLFGMDDLLNFNAE; translated from the coding sequence ATGAATATTCTCCTCCTCGGCTACGGCAAAATGGGCAAGACCATTGAGCGAACCGCCCTTGAACGGGGCCATCAGATTGCTGGCCGTATCAATATCGATAACGTTACCGATCTGGACCAGATTCAAACCGCCGATGTGGATGCCGTCATTGAGTTCAGCTCACCCGAGTCGGCCGTTTCCAACTTACGGTATTGCTTCGAGCGCGGCTGGCCCGTCGTGTGCGGCACTACCGGCTGGCTGAACCATCGCGCCGAGATCGAAGCGCTTTGTCTCGAGAAAAAAGGTGCCTTCTTTTACGCGTCAAACTACAGTATTGGCGTTAACTTATTTTTCAAGCTAAACAAAACGTTGGCGCAGTTCATGCGCAACTACCCCTCCTACCAGGTATCGATGACCGAAATCCATCATACCGAGAAGAAGGATGCGCCCAGCGGAACGGCAATTACCCTGGCCGAAGGCGTTATGGAGCAGTTGCCAAACAAACAGCGGTGGGTCGTGAGCGAAGCCGACCGGCCGGCTCTGGTAGCCGCCGGTGAGGATGCCATCCGGATCGAGTCGGTCCGCGAAGGCACCGTACCGGGCACCCACACTGTACGGTACGATTCGGCCGTTGACCGGATTGAGATTACCCATGCTGCCCACAGCCGGGAAGGTTTTGCGCTGGGAGCCGTAGTGGCAGCCGAGTGGCTCGCAGGCCGTGAGGGGCTGTTTGGCATGGATGACTTACTAAATTTTAACGCTGAATGA